The Dehalobacter sp. 12DCB1 region AACGAATTTGGATATTAAAACGGATAACCCGGCAATCAAATAAAAAAAAGAGGAAAATTCCTGCTTTAAAAACTGCAAACCCGCATGAATAGCGGGTTCCCGGACAAATTTTGGTGGAGATGATGGGATTCGAACCCACGACCTCTTACATGCGAAGCAAGCGCTCTCCCAGCTGAGCTACATCCCCACTGTTTTGAAACAAAAACAATTATTTAATTCACACGGGTATATTATACTGAATAATCCTAGTTTCCGCTAGAGTTAGCTGATAAAAATGATGATCCCGGACTATTTTTTGATAAACACCTGATTCTGATGGGGAATTGCAGATGTGATACACTGTATCCAACAGCGCTTAAAGGAAAAAAGCAGGTCTGTGTGGAATATATTACCTCATCATACTATAGCAGCACTATAGTATGATTGCTTTATTCCTTTACTATTCTATTACACTTGGAGGATAAAAACATGCGTGAACGTCAAGGCCCTTTGTTCATTCTGCTTACTTTGATCCTGACCTTTATCTTCTGGTCAGTCAGCGAACCATTAAAGGATGTTACCCCGATCAGACAATACTCCGAGATGGCTGCTTCACTCATGCTGGTCTGCTTTGCCTGGGTCAATTTTATTTCAACCCGTCATCCGCTGCTGGACTCCCTGTTCCATGGCCTGGATAAAAGCTACCTTTACCATAAAGTTTTAAGTATCATAAGTGTTCTTTTGATCTTTGTGCATCGGTTTACGCTTGATGCAGGCAAGGGCAATCATTACGGGGAAAACAGAGCTAATTTGGGACCGGGTCCACATGGTCTGAATGGGCCGCCACCAGGGGTAGAAAATGGGGCGGAGTTTTTTTCCGGGATCGCTAATTTGAGTATGCTGCTTTTTATCGTCTTAATTTTGCTTGCCCTCTTCATCTGGAAAATGAATTATGAAAAATGGAAGAACATCCACAAGCTCTTTTTCATTCCTTATATGATCGGAATTATTCATTATTACGGCAGCTCGGACTATGCCGTTACAGGCTTAAGCGCCCTGGGGCTGTGGCTGAATCTGGTCAATCTGGTCGGTCTGACTTCGGCAATCTACAGTATAGGATTCTATGAAAGAACAGCATTTCAGTCCCGCTATGTCGTAACGAACATCCGCACGGTCGCCAAAGATACCCTTGAAATCACCGGCAAAGTCTTTAATAAAGGAATCCGCTATAAAGAAGGACAATTTACTTTTATCAAGTTTACCGAGGAAGGCAAAAAATTTCCTTCTCATCCGTTCACGATAAGCCAGTCTTTCCGAAAGAATGAGATACAGTTTGCGATTAAGGCTTTGGGAGATCACACCTCTGCTTTACTGGAAAACGTTCAGGAGGGAGATACTTTTGCCGTAACCTCCCCCCATGGCCGCTTCGATTATAAGGCCGGATCAAACCGTCAGGTCTGGCTAGCGGGCGGAATCGGCATTACGCCATTTCGCAGCTTTTACCAGTCTGCGATCCCTCCGCAATATTCCATTGACCTGTTTTACTGTTATAACAACGAAGCCGAAGGACCCTATTTGGATGAAATAAAAAACCTTGCAGCCGGGAGCGATATTCGCGTGCATCTGCATGATCTCCAGACGAAAGGGTTCCTGGATGCCGAAGCTATTTGCGAAGCGGTGCCCAAGACCGAAACTGTTGATGTCTATTTCTGCGGCCCGGAACCGATGAGGATCAAACTGGAAAGAGAATTAAAGACCTGCGGCCTGCATATGGGACATTTTCACTACGAGTTTTTCCAGTTCAAATAGGCAAGGAGCAGCCGACGCCCAAGTGTTCCATCAAGCCGAAATACTTTTTCTTCCAGTTCACTTACCGGCATGACCTCCATCAGGGAATTGGTAAGGAAAACTTCATCAGCATTCAATAAGTCTTCAGGATAATAAACACCTTCACTGAACGGTATGGTCAGCTCGAGGGCTTTTTCTATCACGATCCTTCTTCTGATACCGGCCAGGCAGCCGCTTTCCAGAGAAGGCGTATAAAGATGCCCATTCTTTACAAAGAAAACATTGCTTCTAGTCCCCTCAATTATCTGGCCCCTGCTGTTCAACCAGATCCCTTCAAACGCACCGCCGCCCTGCACCGCGCGCAGGGCAGCGGCAGTATCCAGAAAATCTGCGGATTTAATGTAGTTGAGCGGTATAGGGTCAACCCGGTGTTCTGGCATAAACACAACCCGAACACCCTCTTCATATTGTTCACGAGTATAGGAAATCGCTCTAGTGCTGAAAAGCCACTGGTTATTATGATTATGATTATGGTTTTGGCTTTGATTGGAAATCAGACTCGGATCTTTCCTGATTTCTGCTCTCAAAGCAAAAGGCAGCTGCTCAATTTTAGTTTCTCTTAGGTAAGTTTCGATCTTGTTCAGCCATTCCTCATAAGCGGGAATGGTGATTCCAAGAAGCTTACCGCCCTTG contains the following coding sequences:
- a CDS encoding ferric reductase-like transmembrane domain-containing protein, yielding MRERQGPLFILLTLILTFIFWSVSEPLKDVTPIRQYSEMAASLMLVCFAWVNFISTRHPLLDSLFHGLDKSYLYHKVLSIISVLLIFVHRFTLDAGKGNHYGENRANLGPGPHGLNGPPPGVENGAEFFSGIANLSMLLFIVLILLALFIWKMNYEKWKNIHKLFFIPYMIGIIHYYGSSDYAVTGLSALGLWLNLVNLVGLTSAIYSIGFYERTAFQSRYVVTNIRTVAKDTLEITGKVFNKGIRYKEGQFTFIKFTEEGKKFPSHPFTISQSFRKNEIQFAIKALGDHTSALLENVQEGDTFAVTSPHGRFDYKAGSNRQVWLAGGIGITPFRSFYQSAIPPQYSIDLFYCYNNEAEGPYLDEIKNLAAGSDIRVHLHDLQTKGFLDAEAICEAVPKTETVDVYFCGPEPMRIKLERELKTCGLHMGHFHYEFFQFK
- a CDS encoding aminotransferase class IV, which gives rise to MGNQKSKNRSFDKIEPVGVFETIKVTADGLIVPELHWERMSKGGKLLGITIPAYEEWLNKIETYLRETKIEQLPFALRAEIRKDPSLISNQSQNHNHNHNNQWLFSTRAISYTREQYEEGVRVVFMPEHRVDPIPLNYIKSADFLDTAAALRAVQGGGAFEGIWLNSRGQIIEGTRSNVFFVKNGHLYTPSLESGCLAGIRRRIVIEKALELTIPFSEGVYYPEDLLNADEVFLTNSLMEVMPVSELEEKVFRLDGTLGRRLLLAYLNWKNS